ATTACGGGCGACCTATAAACAGGCTTTTGAAAGCAAGCAATTGCGGGCCGAAGCCAAAAAGGCGCACCGGCCCATCTTTCCGCTTTATGGCGATGATGTGACCAAATTGGTGCAGGTGACCATGGACCAGCCCCCGGAATTGATCGCTCTTTTGAAAAAGATCACCAACATCAAGGTGGCCATGCTCAAAAGCACGACCAAAATAAAGGCGGTAAAACGCAAAGGTCGGCGTTTGGTGGTGACCGAAAAGGGCAAGGATTATAAGGTCAAAATCTCACGCTCACGCACCACTGTGATCATCAATGGCAAGACAACAAAGCGCAAAAACCTGAAGGCTGGCATGAAGTGCACCATCACCTGGCCCAAGGTGAATGGTGAGGCCAAAGAGGTGAACTGCCGCTAGTTACTGGCGTCAGGATTTGGCGAGATGGGCCAGTGCCGCTGCAACGCCACCTGATTGATGGGGAATGTCAGATAGACTCAACCCCATCTCCACCCCAGACAAGGTGCCCGCAAGGGTGAGATCATTCAGATCGCCTAAGTGGCCGATGCGAAATACCTTGTTTGCCAGTTTACCAAGACCCGCACCCAGAGACAGATCAAATCGATCCAGAATAATGCCTCGAAGTGCATCGGCACTGGCGCCCTCTGGCACCATCACTGCCGTGAGCGCACTGGAATAAAGGGCTTCATCCAGACAGGCGTTTTCCAGCCCCCAGGCGGCAACCGCTTTCCGCGTCGCTTCGCCAAAACGGGTATGGCGGGCAAACACATTGTCCAGCCCTTCTTCTTCGAACATCACAAGGGATTCTTCCAACCCGAAAAACAAGTTGGTGGCTGGCGTATAGGGGAAAAATCCCGTTTCATTCAGTTTCAACATTGGGGCCCAATCCCAATAGGCCCGGGGCAAGGATGCCGATTTGGATGCCTCCAATGCCTTGTCACTGATGGCGACAAACCCAAGACCAGCCGGCAACATCAGGCCTTTTTGAGAGGATGCCACGGTGACATCAACCCCCCAATCATCGTGGCAGTATTCCATGGAGCCAAGCGATGACACCGCATCAACCATCAAAAGGGCGGGATGATCCGCACTATCCATGGCTTTGCGAATATCGGAAATCGACGAAGTAATGCCATTGGAGGTTTCGTTATGGACAGCGCAGACCGCCTTGATGGCATGATCGGTATCGGCGGAAAGCTTTTCTGCCACCACTGCCGGATCAACCCCATGGCGCCAATCGCCCGGAACAAAATCCACATCAAGGCCAAAATTACGCGCAACCTCGCA
This sequence is a window from Rhodospirillales bacterium. Protein-coding genes within it:
- a CDS encoding aminotransferase class V-fold PLP-dependent enzyme produces the protein MSVNRGRHFLQIPGPTNIPERVLRAMDRANIDHRGPEFAELGLRVLSGLKPVFKTSSPVMIFPSSGTGCWEAALVNTLSPGDKVLMFESGQFAVLWCEVARNFGLDVDFVPGDWRHGVDPAVVAEKLSADTDHAIKAVCAVHNETSNGITSSISDIRKAMDSADHPALLMVDAVSSLGSMEYCHDDWGVDVTVASSQKGLMLPAGLGFVAISDKALEASKSASLPRAYWDWAPMLKLNETGFFPYTPATNLFFGLEESLVMFEEEGLDNVFARHTRFGEATRKAVAAWGLENACLDEALYSSALTAVMVPEGASADALRGIILDRFDLSLGAGLGKLANKVFRIGHLGDLNDLTLAGTLSGVEMGLSLSDIPHQSGGVAAALAHLAKS